One genomic window of Trichomycterus rosablanca isolate fTriRos1 chromosome 1, fTriRos1.hap1, whole genome shotgun sequence includes the following:
- the LOC134323244 gene encoding uncharacterized protein LOC134323244, whose product YMLPLGEIIHKHGINFHCYADDTQLYISAKPNDTDTISKIEDCVNDIKNWMSSNFLLLNSDKTEVLLVGSKAARDKLSNLVLNLNTFSVTPSPDVKNLGVTIDSDLSFDTHVNNITRVAFYHLRNISKIRNILSVNDAEKLIHAFITSRLDYCNALLTGCSGRSLNKLQLVQNAAARVLTRTKKFDHITPVLSSLHWLPVKFRIDYKILLLTYKALHGLAPQYLSELINHYSPARPLRSQDAGLLIVPKIKKITAGGRAFSYKAPQLWNNLPASIRDSDTVSMFKSRLKTYLFSQAFD is encoded by the coding sequence tatatgcttccactaggtgaaattattcataaacatggcataaactttcactgctatgcagatgacacacagctgtatatatcagccaaaccaaatgatactgacacaatcagtaagatagaagattgtgtaaacgacataaaaaactggatgtcgagtaattttcttttacttaattcagataaaacagaggttttacttgttggctctaaagctgcaagagacaagttgtctaacctggtgctaaacttaaacacgttctctgttactcccagcccagatgtaaaaaacttaggtgtcacaatagattcagatctctcatttgatacacacgttaataatattactagagttgctttctatcatttgcgtaacatttctaaaataagaaatatactatctgttaatgacgccgaaaaactgatccatgcgtttataacttctcggttagattattgtaatgctcttctaactggatgctctggtagatccttaaacaaactccagttagttcaaaatgcagcagctcgagtgctaactagaactaaaaaatttgaccatattactcctgttctatcgtctctacactggctgccagttaaatttcgcattgattacaaaatacttttactaacttataaagcgctacatggtctggctccacagtatctgagtgaacttattaatcactacagcccagcgcgtccacttcgttcacaagatgcagggttacttatagttcctaaaattaaaaagatcacggctggtggaagagcattttcttacaaagctccacaactctggaataatcttcctgcctctattcgggattcggacacagtctcaatgtttaagtctagactgaaaacatatttattttctcaggcttttgattag